The following coding sequences lie in one Pontibacter sp. G13 genomic window:
- a CDS encoding zinc-binding alcohol dehydrogenase family protein, which translates to MKQIAIVHDGILQAQNPALRVNPSHVQSFDINRYSVSAGLIETLDTPFDAQHPAYQDQVLVKKRAFSCNYRDKALVLKAKHRIDSFAESSKVKFYTMGSEFVGEVVAVGSQVKHLTVGDRVIGNGNYPYSGYQDVRPGLPTNHGSKELEVFHHGKLVTIPNEMSDEIAAGFPIGGQTSYSMIRKLNLSSGERVLVTAGTSNTSMFAIAALKHLPVEVCVLTTRDTHVEKLKALGADRVFVIERGLQSFKQAPEVIKDAKLNGPYNAVIDPFFDIYLGQVVDVMAIESRYVTCGMYAQPYVADEAVMETLPNNMAHVLSHAMMKNMQIIGNCIGKTSDLEKSIEDYASGKLEVVIDQVYTDNQIGEFFDRSFNSSDRFGKVIYKYL; encoded by the coding sequence ATGAAGCAAATTGCCATTGTCCACGACGGGATCTTGCAGGCCCAGAATCCTGCTCTTCGAGTCAATCCTTCCCATGTGCAGTCCTTTGATATCAATCGATACTCGGTGTCCGCTGGGTTGATCGAGACATTGGATACTCCATTTGATGCGCAACATCCGGCATATCAAGATCAGGTTCTGGTCAAGAAGCGGGCTTTTTCCTGTAATTATCGAGACAAAGCATTGGTACTGAAGGCTAAGCATCGGATTGATTCATTCGCAGAATCTTCAAAGGTCAAATTCTATACAATGGGCTCAGAGTTTGTCGGTGAAGTGGTAGCGGTTGGGAGTCAGGTGAAGCATCTCACTGTAGGAGACCGAGTCATCGGAAATGGAAACTATCCCTACTCAGGATACCAAGATGTCCGCCCGGGCCTTCCTACCAATCACGGCTCAAAAGAACTCGAAGTCTTCCACCACGGCAAATTGGTGACCATTCCCAACGAAATGTCAGATGAAATTGCTGCGGGATTTCCCATTGGTGGCCAAACCTCCTATTCGATGATCCGCAAGCTGAATTTGTCGTCAGGTGAAAGAGTATTGGTTACGGCCGGTACGTCCAACACCTCGATGTTTGCTATTGCAGCTCTCAAGCATCTGCCCGTGGAAGTGTGTGTATTGACGACCCGCGATACCCATGTAGAGAAACTCAAAGCCCTGGGTGCGGATCGGGTATTTGTGATCGAGCGTGGCCTGCAGTCCTTCAAGCAAGCTCCAGAAGTGATTAAGGATGCCAAATTGAATGGTCCTTATAATGCGGTCATTGATCCATTCTTTGATATCTATCTAGGTCAGGTGGTCGATGTTATGGCCATCGAATCGAGATATGTTACCTGTGGGATGTATGCCCAACCCTATGTGGCAGATGAGGCCGTCATGGAAACCCTTCCCAACAACATGGCGCATGTACTGTCCCATGCGATGATGAAGAATATGCAGATCATTGGAAACTGTATCGGAAAAACCAGCGATTTGGAGAAGTCAATCGAGGATTATGCCAGTGGCAAACTCGAGGTGGTGATCGATCAAGTGTATACCGACAATCAGATTGGGGAGTTTTTTGACCGAAGCTTCAACTCCTCCGATCGATTTGGGAAGGTGATATACAAATATCTGTAG